In Primulina huaijiensis isolate GDHJ02 unplaced genomic scaffold, ASM1229523v2 scaffold40277, whole genome shotgun sequence, one genomic interval encodes:
- the LOC140969267 gene encoding CEN-like protein 2, translating into MAKMSSDPLVIGRVIGDVVDDFYPSVKMSVTYNSNKHVYNGYEHYPSTVTSKPRVEVDGGDMRSFFTLIMTDPDVPGPSDPYLREHLHWIVTDIPGTTDSSFGKEAVSYEMPRPNIGIHRFIFLLFKQKKRQSVMKPPICRDGFNTRRFAEENELGLPVAAVFFNCQRETAARKR; encoded by the exons ATGGCAAAAATGTCATCAGATCCTCTGGTAATCGGTAGAGTGATCGGAGATGTTGTCGATGATTTCTACCCCAGTGTGAAGATGTCGGTGACGTACAACTCGAACAAGCATGTGTACAACGGGTATGAGCACTACCCTTCCACAGTTACTTCTAAACCTAGGGTTGAAGTTGATGGAGGCGACATGAGATCATTCTTCACCCTG ATCATGACGGATCCTGATGTTCCAGGACCAAGTGATCCTTATCTCAGAGAACATTTACACTG GATAGTTACAGACATCCCAGGAACCACGGATTCCTCGTTTG gGAAAGAAGCAGTAAGCTACGAAATGCCGAGGCCGAACATCGGAATCCACAGGTTTATATTCCTGCTGTTCAAGCAGAAGAAGAGACAATCGGTGATGAAACCGCCGATCTGTAGGGACGGATTCAATACGAGGAGGTTTGCTGAGGAGAATGAATTGGGTCTTCCTGTTGCCGCTGTCTTCTTCAATTGCCAGCGGGAAACtgctgcaagaaaacgttag